One window from the genome of Microcoleus sp. AS-A8 encodes:
- the rpsP gene encoding 30S ribosomal protein S16 has protein sequence MVKLRLKRYGKKREVSYRIVAIQSNARRDGRPLEELGFYNPRTDETRLKVPEIVQWLQNGAQPTDTVRDILRKANVLEQVHA, from the coding sequence ATGGTCAAACTGAGATTAAAACGATACGGCAAAAAGCGTGAGGTCAGCTACCGAATTGTCGCAATTCAAAGTAATGCACGTCGCGATGGACGCCCTCTAGAAGAATTGGGCTTCTACAATCCCAGAACAGATGAAACACGGCTCAAAGTTCCAGAGATTGTCCAATGGCTCCAAAATGGTGCTCAGCCCACTGATACAGTGCGTGATATTCTGAGGAAAGCCAATGTTCTCGAACAAGTCCACGCCTGA
- a CDS encoding cyclic nucleotide-binding domain-containing protein, which produces MKKVFFLLGELVDEDIDWMISTGRREEVPAGTVLIQEGRPIDTLLILLEGTLSVSVAALEGKTIARLTSGAVVGEMSFADARPPSATVQAVENSLILAIPRASLVEKLREDEGFASRFYRAIAIFMSTRLRGTVRYLGYAKGQLLQDDSTSADDLSPEMLDNVPLAKARFDWLLRRLRNTDYAALPE; this is translated from the coding sequence ATGAAAAAGGTCTTTTTTTTACTGGGTGAACTAGTGGACGAGGACATCGATTGGATGATCTCAACAGGTCGTCGCGAGGAAGTGCCTGCGGGAACAGTACTCATCCAAGAAGGTCGGCCCATCGATACACTTCTGATTCTCCTGGAGGGAACGCTGTCGGTGTCTGTTGCCGCCCTAGAAGGCAAGACGATCGCTCGCTTAACCAGTGGTGCCGTTGTGGGCGAAATGTCCTTCGCTGATGCCCGTCCCCCGTCGGCGACGGTTCAGGCTGTAGAAAATTCCTTGATTTTAGCGATTCCTAGAGCGAGTTTGGTGGAAAAACTGAGAGAGGATGAAGGATTTGCGTCCCGTTTTTATCGGGCGATCGCCATTTTCATGTCCACCCGACTACGGGGTACAGTGCGATATTTGGGTTATGCCAAAGGTCAACTGTTGCAAGACGATAGCACCTCAGCCGATGACCTATCCCCCGAAATGCTGGATAATGTTCCCCTTGCCAAGGCTCGATTTGATTGGTTGCTCAGGCGCTTGAGAAATACTGATTACGCCGCCCTCCCTGAATAA
- a CDS encoding ABC transporter permease: MSYILKNPGMMFGLVLEHLQMTGIALLIAIAIALPLALLVTHYHWLSVPVLGFLGTLYTIPSLALIILLVPIFGLNRQSVVIAMILYTQVILVRHFSVGLQAIEPAILEAASGMGMNVWQRWWQVQVPLILPICLAGVRLATIVAVAIATIGAKFGAGGLGVLLFDGVAQSRNDKIFAGAIVVALLAFVLNGILLGLESMSSPLRKIQPVSRARAV; encoded by the coding sequence ATGAGCTATATCCTGAAAAATCCTGGGATGATGTTTGGGTTAGTCCTAGAGCATCTCCAGATGACTGGCATAGCCCTACTCATTGCGATCGCGATCGCTCTCCCCTTAGCCTTACTGGTGACTCACTACCATTGGCTAAGTGTCCCAGTGCTGGGATTTCTCGGAACGCTCTACACCATACCGAGTCTGGCGCTGATTATCCTGTTAGTCCCGATTTTTGGTCTAAATCGTCAGTCAGTGGTGATTGCCATGATTCTCTATACCCAAGTGATTTTGGTACGCCATTTCTCGGTAGGACTGCAAGCGATTGAGCCTGCAATTTTGGAAGCCGCCAGCGGTATGGGAATGAATGTTTGGCAACGCTGGTGGCAGGTACAAGTGCCGCTGATCTTACCGATTTGTTTAGCCGGTGTGCGTTTAGCGACGATTGTAGCTGTAGCGATCGCAACCATCGGCGCAAAGTTCGGTGCTGGGGGATTGGGAGTACTACTATTTGATGGCGTTGCCCAAAGTCGCAACGATAAGATTTTTGCTGGAGCCATTGTCGTGGCACTCTTAGCCTTCGTCCTCAATGGAATTCTGCTGGGATTAGAATCAATGTCTAGTCCGCTACGGAAAATACAGCCAGTTTCTCGTGCCCGTGCCGTGTAG
- the ffh gene encoding signal recognition particle protein codes for MFDALAERLEDAWKKLRGQDKISQSNIQEALKEVRRALLSADVNLQVVKDFVADVETKAQGAEVLSGVRPDQQFIKIVYDELVQVMGETNIPLAQADTAPTIVLMAGLQGTGKTTATAKLALHLQKQNRTCLLVATDVYRPAAIDQLVTLGQQINVPVFELGADADPVEIARQGVARAKETGVDTVIIDTAGRLQIDQDMMGELARIKQTVQPHETLLVVDSMTGQEAANLTRTFHDQIGITGAILTKLDGDTRGGAALSVRRVSGQPIKFVGVGEKVEALQPFYPDRMASRILGMGDVLTLVEKAQEEIDLADAEKMQEKMLTAKFDFSDFLKQMRLLKNMGSLGGLMKMIPGMGKLSADQLQQGETKLKQSEALINSMTAEERRNPDLLASSPSRRRRIARGAGYTERDVTNLVSEFTKMRNLMQQMSRGQMPGMAGMGGMFGGMGGNPPSQPGWRGYSGGASSKKKKKEKKKKGFGQL; via the coding sequence ATGTTTGATGCCCTAGCCGAACGCTTAGAAGACGCCTGGAAGAAATTACGGGGCCAGGACAAAATTTCTCAATCCAATATCCAAGAGGCGCTCAAAGAAGTCCGTCGCGCTCTGTTATCGGCAGATGTTAACCTGCAAGTCGTTAAAGATTTCGTTGCAGATGTAGAAACTAAGGCACAAGGAGCTGAAGTACTCTCTGGTGTCCGTCCCGATCAGCAGTTCATCAAAATCGTTTACGACGAACTGGTACAGGTGATGGGGGAAACCAATATTCCCTTAGCCCAAGCCGATACAGCACCGACGATTGTGCTGATGGCAGGGTTACAGGGAACTGGGAAAACCACCGCCACCGCCAAACTGGCGTTACATCTGCAAAAGCAAAACCGCACCTGTCTGTTGGTCGCCACAGACGTTTATCGACCTGCCGCCATTGACCAGCTAGTCACCCTAGGACAACAAATTAATGTCCCAGTCTTTGAACTGGGTGCGGATGCTGACCCCGTTGAGATTGCGCGTCAAGGCGTAGCGCGGGCGAAGGAAACGGGTGTTGATACCGTAATTATCGACACGGCGGGACGTCTGCAAATCGACCAAGACATGATGGGGGAACTCGCCCGGATTAAGCAAACCGTTCAACCCCATGAAACCCTCTTAGTGGTGGACTCCATGACGGGTCAAGAGGCGGCAAACCTCACCCGTACCTTCCATGACCAAATCGGGATTACGGGAGCCATCCTCACCAAGTTAGATGGTGACACACGCGGTGGTGCAGCCCTTTCGGTCAGGCGGGTTTCGGGTCAGCCGATTAAATTTGTCGGGGTTGGGGAAAAAGTAGAAGCGCTGCAACCCTTTTATCCTGACCGGATGGCATCACGAATTCTCGGTATGGGAGATGTCCTCACGCTCGTCGAAAAAGCCCAAGAGGAAATCGACCTAGCGGACGCCGAGAAGATGCAGGAGAAAATGCTGACGGCAAAGTTTGACTTCAGCGATTTCTTAAAGCAGATGCGCCTATTAAAGAATATGGGTTCCTTGGGCGGCTTGATGAAGATGATTCCAGGGATGGGCAAGCTCAGTGCTGACCAACTGCAACAAGGGGAAACGAAACTCAAGCAATCTGAAGCGCTGATTAACTCCATGACCGCTGAAGAGCGCCGCAATCCCGATTTGTTAGCGAGTTCTCCCTCTCGCCGACGCCGGATTGCGCGTGGTGCGGGCTATACCGAGAGAGATGTCACCAATCTGGTGAGTGAATTTACTAAAATGAGAAATCTCATGCAGCAAATGAGCCGAGGTCAAATGCCAGGAATGGCAGGCATGGGTGGCATGTTTGGCGGCATGGGCGGAAATCCCCCCTCCCAACCGGGTTGGCGCGGTTACTCCGGAGGTGCTTCTTCCAAGAAAAAGAAGAAGGAAAAAAAGAAAAAGGGATTTGGTCAACTCTGA
- a CDS encoding KH domain-containing protein translates to MFSNKSTPETPSASSQNASPDYIGLVRFLFEPFLESPTSLKVDCEKSNANERVWIRLAFDGSEKGRVFGRGGRNIQAIRTVIQSAAQAAGQFVHLDIYEDPNEGSRRESSSSSKPAAKRATSHRPPTSKPAPRSRS, encoded by the coding sequence ATGTTCTCGAACAAGTCCACGCCTGAAACACCCTCCGCCTCCTCTCAAAATGCTAGCCCGGACTATATCGGTCTTGTGCGATTTTTGTTCGAGCCGTTTTTAGAGTCACCGACTTCGCTAAAGGTAGACTGCGAGAAATCCAATGCCAATGAGCGGGTATGGATTCGGTTGGCGTTCGACGGGTCAGAGAAGGGACGCGTGTTTGGTCGGGGAGGACGCAACATTCAAGCGATTCGGACGGTCATTCAATCAGCCGCTCAGGCGGCTGGTCAATTTGTCCATCTGGATATTTACGAAGACCCGAATGAAGGTTCCCGGCGAGAGAGTTCCTCAAGTAGTAAACCGGCTGCAAAAAGAGCTACATCTCACCGCCCACCAACGTCTAAACCCGCTCCTAGATCTCGCTCTTAA
- a CDS encoding PhoH family protein, translating to MSEVPKTIQLPNNESAIALAGEREENLKTLSRLTGTNLVLRGQELLISGTQKQVERVSSLVRSLKSFWNEGKAVTEVDIQTALQALDTDRSDELQDLQQDILARTRKGDIVRAKTFGQRKYIKSVLTHDLTFCVGPAGTGKTYLAVVLAAQALLANQYERLILTRPAVEAGEKLGFLPGDLQQKINPYLRPLYDALYELIDPEKVPSLMERGVIEVAPLAYMRGRTLSNAFVIVDEAQNTTPAQMKMVLTRLGFRSRMVVTGDITQTDLPPNQQSGLAVAQKILHSIEGIAFCKLTTKDVVRNPLVQRIVAAYEQHEQ from the coding sequence ATGAGTGAAGTACCAAAGACTATTCAGCTACCAAATAACGAAAGCGCGATCGCACTGGCGGGAGAGCGGGAAGAAAACCTGAAAACGCTCTCGCGGCTAACTGGAACGAATCTGGTGCTGCGAGGGCAAGAACTGTTAATTTCTGGAACCCAAAAACAAGTTGAACGGGTTTCATCCTTGGTGCGATCCCTAAAATCCTTCTGGAACGAGGGCAAAGCGGTAACGGAGGTGGATATCCAAACCGCCCTTCAGGCTTTAGATACTGATCGCTCAGATGAGTTACAGGATTTACAGCAAGATATTCTGGCTCGTACCCGCAAAGGCGATATTGTTCGCGCTAAAACCTTCGGACAACGAAAGTACATCAAATCTGTATTAACCCACGACTTGACCTTTTGTGTGGGACCGGCCGGCACTGGGAAGACTTATCTTGCTGTTGTTCTCGCGGCTCAAGCGCTCCTGGCGAATCAGTACGAGCGCTTAATTTTGACCCGACCGGCGGTAGAAGCTGGAGAAAAATTGGGTTTCTTACCCGGCGATTTGCAGCAAAAGATTAATCCTTATCTGCGACCCCTTTACGATGCACTCTACGAGTTAATCGATCCAGAAAAAGTTCCGAGTTTGATGGAACGAGGGGTGATTGAAGTTGCCCCCCTAGCCTATATGCGAGGACGAACCCTCAGCAATGCCTTTGTGATTGTCGATGAGGCACAAAATACAACGCCGGCTCAGATGAAAATGGTGCTGACACGTCTGGGTTTTCGCTCTCGCATGGTGGTTACAGGCGACATTACTCAGACGGATTTACCACCCAATCAGCAGTCTGGATTGGCTGTGGCTCAAAAAATCCTCCATTCCATTGAAGGCATCGCCTTTTGCAAACTGACGACTAAAGATGTTGTCCGGAATCCCCTCGTTCAGCGAATCGTCGCCGCTTACGAACAGCATGAGCAATAG
- a CDS encoding NACHT domain-containing NTPase — translation MARQSLSASEQGIKKAKQAFRRTELTQALLADEIGLKTRSSIWKFFKGQSIELFIFKAICSRLELDWEEIAAPQIVNQEDTITIDIDPLVQYLREKVRPSIQQRCGTIRVLDMTQPMGLMDIYTNVNLLQQLTGDRRLKITQLLKDFDPEVHSFDRIGLSRITEKRILGVEAVKQYPKLMVLGKPGSGKTTFLKYLASRCSSGDLLGNFVPIFIAIRDLSESNNQPNCLEYITQFFSVHSIQPHQISEILKQGRALILFDGLDEVREIVANRIIKEIRDFSDQYHRNQFVITCRISAHEYMLENFTELEVADFNYKQIQSFTTKWFQTKESDLDRADRFIEQMQLNPPIRELATNPLLLTLLLLEFEDSGDFPTDRAELYRQGIATLLKKWDAKRGVMRDQVYQNLSLSRKKDLLSHIALATFERKDFFFKKKDFERYIAEFIRHLPHAQTDLESLQLDSEVVLKSIEVQHGLLVERARDIYSFSHRTFQEYFTARKIVKSSDPQALEKALNGLVSHITETSWRAIFVLTVGMLQSADYLLQLMKLRIDQLLATDEKLQQFLIWVSKKSLGVEVTHKTVAVRAFYFNLARDRHPQHDPKRYRDSELIRALDYDLFILLRLGNIRARDVGLDDILALACDRLWRCASHNRAIELDLTYYPYAFKGAFFLACERAPILDPNLGQALQELKQQLPDLDSNERKFRQWWEVEGQAWAKRLRDILIKHRSLAHDWQFSEEQKKLLKAYYDANQLLVDCLNSDCYVSREVRQHIEDTLLLPMAEIENRKHSS, via the coding sequence ATGGCAAGGCAATCCCTCTCAGCCTCTGAACAAGGAATTAAAAAAGCTAAACAAGCATTCAGGCGGACTGAATTGACTCAGGCACTGCTCGCTGATGAAATCGGTCTCAAGACTCGCTCATCAATTTGGAAATTTTTCAAGGGACAGTCAATTGAGCTTTTTATCTTTAAGGCCATCTGCTCCCGGCTTGAACTGGACTGGGAAGAGATTGCTGCACCTCAGATAGTTAATCAAGAAGACACAATCACTATCGATATTGACCCCCTTGTGCAATATCTGCGCGAGAAGGTACGCCCTAGCATTCAACAGCGCTGTGGCACCATACGGGTACTTGATATGACCCAGCCCATGGGTTTAATGGATATCTATACTAATGTTAATCTTTTGCAGCAACTAACTGGGGATAGACGGCTGAAAATTACTCAACTGTTAAAAGATTTCGACCCAGAAGTACACAGCTTTGACCGGATTGGACTGAGTAGAATTACCGAAAAACGCATCTTAGGGGTAGAAGCTGTGAAGCAATACCCTAAGCTGATGGTATTAGGAAAACCTGGTTCCGGAAAGACGACGTTTTTGAAGTATCTGGCGAGCCGGTGCAGCTCAGGAGATTTACTAGGGAATTTTGTCCCCATTTTTATTGCCATTAGGGATTTATCTGAGTCAAATAATCAACCAAATTGCCTTGAATATATAACTCAATTTTTCTCTGTGCATAGCATTCAACCCCATCAAATTTCTGAAATCCTTAAACAAGGAAGGGCATTAATTTTATTTGATGGATTGGATGAAGTTAGAGAAATCGTTGCCAATCGCATCATTAAGGAGATTCGGGATTTTTCGGACCAGTATCATAGGAATCAGTTTGTCATCACCTGCCGAATTTCAGCCCATGAATATATGTTGGAAAACTTCACAGAATTGGAAGTAGCCGACTTTAATTATAAGCAGATTCAATCATTTACTACGAAATGGTTTCAGACCAAAGAGTCAGATTTGGATAGGGCTGATCGATTTATCGAACAGATGCAATTAAATCCACCGATTCGGGAACTAGCCACAAATCCTTTGCTGCTGACGCTATTACTATTAGAGTTTGAAGATTCGGGTGACTTTCCCACTGATCGGGCAGAATTATACAGACAAGGCATTGCTACCTTGTTAAAAAAATGGGATGCCAAACGTGGGGTTATGCGTGACCAAGTCTACCAAAATCTATCGCTGTCGCGCAAGAAAGATTTACTAAGTCACATTGCTCTGGCTACATTTGAGCGCAAGGATTTTTTCTTTAAAAAGAAAGATTTTGAACGGTATATTGCTGAGTTTATCCGCCATCTACCCCATGCTCAAACTGACCTAGAATCATTACAACTAGATAGCGAGGTTGTACTGAAATCCATTGAAGTGCAGCATGGGTTATTGGTAGAGCGAGCGAGGGATATTTATTCCTTTTCCCATCGCACATTTCAAGAGTATTTTACAGCAAGAAAGATTGTAAAAAGTTCCGATCCGCAAGCGTTAGAGAAGGCTTTGAACGGTTTAGTGAGCCACATCACTGAGACAAGCTGGCGAGCAATTTTTGTGCTAACGGTGGGAATGTTGCAGTCAGCGGATTACCTGTTGCAGTTGATGAAACTGCGGATTGATCAGCTTTTAGCCACGGACGAAAAGCTGCAACAATTTCTGATCTGGGTCAGTAAGAAATCTCTTGGGGTCGAGGTGACCCATAAAACGGTGGCTGTGCGTGCATTTTACTTTAATCTCGCTCGCGATCGCCATCCTCAGCACGATCCGAAGCGTTACCGGGACTCTGAGTTGATACGCGCCCTTGACTATGACCTGTTTATTCTCCTGCGGTTGGGGAATATTAGGGCACGGGATGTCGGTCTAGATGATATCCTGGCTCTTGCGTGCGATCGCCTATGGCGCTGCGCTTCGCACAATCGAGCCATTGAACTGGATCTAACGTATTATCCTTATGCCTTTAAGGGGGCATTTTTCCTGGCTTGTGAGCGTGCCCCTATCCTAGATCCGAATCTAGGGCAAGCGCTGCAAGAACTTAAGCAGCAACTCCCTGATTTAGATAGTAACGAGCGGAAGTTTAGGCAATGGTGGGAAGTTGAAGGTCAAGCTTGGGCTAAACGGTTAAGAGATATATTAATTAAACATCGAAGTCTCGCTCATGATTGGCAGTTCAGCGAGGAGCAAAAGAAATTGTTGAAAGCTTATTACGATGCCAATCAGTTATTGGTGGATTGTCTTAATAGTGATTGTTACGTCAGTCGTGAGGTACGACAGCATATTGAGGATACCCTATTGTTACCTATGGCTGAAATTGAGAATAGGAAGCACAGTTCGTAA
- a CDS encoding tryptophan-rich sensory protein translates to MKQSTTSLDRDKLRQFLNLAAILAAFGMNVWANVAPLNGLTIGAISNTFFREVLIVPANYAFAIWGLIYLGLLSFGVYQVLPAQAQNPSLRRMGYLLVVACLAQIAWVWVFQYQWFTLSVLAMLGILLPLIGVYQRLGIGTNRVSRLEKWLVHIPLSIYLAWISVATIVNVASTLYSLGWNGWGIDSQLWTAIALVAGGAIAAIVTIGHRDIAFVLVFVWAFIAIAVRQGNILLITTTAGGLAIALILLLVFSLLRRQNSRVQSP, encoded by the coding sequence ATGAAACAATCTACTACATCCTTAGACCGAGACAAACTCAGACAGTTCCTTAACCTGGCAGCTATCCTTGCCGCCTTTGGCATGAATGTTTGGGCGAACGTCGCCCCACTCAACGGACTCACGATTGGCGCAATTTCCAATACCTTCTTCCGAGAGGTTTTGATTGTTCCGGCAAACTATGCATTTGCCATCTGGGGACTGATTTATCTAGGTTTGCTAAGCTTCGGCGTCTATCAGGTACTGCCTGCCCAAGCACAAAACCCTAGTCTGCGGCGGATGGGGTATCTTTTGGTCGTGGCTTGCTTGGCTCAAATTGCCTGGGTATGGGTCTTTCAGTACCAATGGTTCACTCTCTCAGTGCTGGCGATGCTAGGAATTTTGCTGCCCTTGATCGGAGTTTATCAGCGGCTGGGGATTGGCACAAACCGAGTTTCAAGGTTAGAAAAGTGGTTGGTTCACATTCCTTTGAGTATTTATCTGGCTTGGATTAGTGTGGCGACTATCGTCAATGTGGCATCAACACTCTACAGCCTAGGGTGGAACGGTTGGGGAATTGACTCGCAACTGTGGACAGCGATCGCATTAGTTGCCGGTGGAGCGATCGCCGCTATCGTTACCATTGGGCACAGGGATATAGCTTTTGTCCTGGTTTTTGTTTGGGCTTTCATCGCGATTGCCGTGCGTCAGGGTAACATCCTGCTGATTACAACAACAGCCGGAGGATTAGCGATTGCTCTCATTTTATTACTCGTGTTCAGCTTACTACGTCGTCAAAATTCCCGCGTACAATCCCCATGA
- a CDS encoding response regulator: MNTVLIVEDEPSNVIVFSKILRKRGGLAVKHTENVEEVMQIADSGEADIILMDVDLRNSRYKGKAMDGLKITQMLKANPQTAKVPVILVTASVMEGDRENFLKVSGADGFIPKPVIDQQEFVDQILAMLPKD, from the coding sequence ATGAACACTGTTTTGATTGTAGAAGATGAGCCGTCCAACGTTATCGTTTTTTCTAAGATTTTGCGTAAGCGAGGCGGCTTAGCGGTGAAGCATACTGAAAATGTGGAGGAAGTAATGCAAATTGCCGATTCCGGAGAAGCGGACATTATTTTGATGGATGTGGATCTGCGTAACAGCCGCTACAAAGGCAAGGCAATGGATGGTCTTAAAATTACTCAAATGCTCAAAGCCAATCCTCAAACAGCGAAAGTACCAGTCATTCTGGTGACAGCAAGCGTGATGGAGGGCGATCGCGAAAACTTTCTCAAAGTGAGTGGCGCAGATGGGTTCATCCCCAAACCCGTGATCGATCAGCAAGAATTTGTAGATCAGATTCTGGCAATGCTGCCAAAAGACTAA
- a CDS encoding class I SAM-dependent methyltransferase yields MTSNVFHNKQKFFDRWAPNYDCLFTTIFYQAVHKRMLEYVELPHQPHVLDLGCGTGRLLHRLATQFPTLQGTGLDLSTEMLRQAQQRNQHGTRLTYRQGNAESMPFAEGEFDAVFNTISFLHYPNPQQVVSQVNRVLRPGGRFYLADNTVREETGDRLFGFSPGGIRCYSPQRREQLGAAAGFECLGHYYLLGSVLLTIFSQPV; encoded by the coding sequence ATGACTAGTAATGTTTTCCACAACAAGCAAAAATTCTTTGATCGCTGGGCACCCAACTACGACTGCCTGTTTACGACGATATTTTACCAGGCTGTCCACAAACGGATGCTAGAATACGTTGAATTACCCCATCAACCCCATGTCCTCGATCTCGGTTGTGGTACAGGTCGTCTGCTGCATCGCCTCGCCACCCAATTTCCCACACTTCAAGGTACGGGGTTAGACTTATCGACGGAAATGCTGCGTCAAGCGCAACAGCGCAACCAGCATGGAACTCGACTCACTTATCGTCAGGGTAATGCTGAATCCATGCCCTTTGCGGAAGGTGAATTTGATGCTGTGTTTAATACCATCAGCTTTCTGCATTACCCCAATCCTCAACAGGTTGTTTCCCAAGTGAATCGGGTACTGCGTCCCGGTGGACGTTTCTACCTAGCTGACAATACCGTTAGAGAAGAAACGGGCGATCGCTTATTCGGGTTTTCTCCCGGCGGTATTCGCTGTTACAGCCCACAGCGACGAGAGCAATTGGGTGCAGCCGCAGGTTTCGAGTGTTTGGGGCATTACTATCTTCTCGGTTCAGTTCTGCTGACGATTTTTAGTCAGCCCGTTTAG